Within Limanda limanda chromosome 1, fLimLim1.1, whole genome shotgun sequence, the genomic segment ttaagaaGGAAGCAAGCAAATAAGCAAGGAAATAAAGTAAGAAGCTAAGTAAGGAATAAAAAACCAAGGAaagaagcaaagaaagaaaggaagaaaaggtggaaagagagaagaaatacagaaattattaataataataataataataataatagcttgaatttatatagcacctttcaaaagaCCAAAGGACGCTTTACATATGTCTGTGgggacaaaagagaaaagaaaagaaagtaattCGCACAAAACAGGATAGAAATAAACAGCACCAATGGCAGGGACTGAGGACAAAGGCCTTAGTGAACAGGTGGCGTTTGCGGAGTGGAGGAGAAGCAAGGAAAAAAGCAGGGAAAGAAAGTGTGATAGTAAAATCAGGCAGTAAACAGAATGCGTGCAATGGAAATCACCTGAGATCAACATGTACAACATACTTTCCGTACAACATACTTCTTTGCATTTAGTGGTGGAAAATCACCACTCGACACCTGctcatttgtttctgtgtcgGCTCTGAgggaagaagctggaggagcagagagtgGAACACCGGGAGGAATAAaggctgtgagagagagagaggataggaGGACATACAAACAGGTACAGGggagtttgttttttatcttttatgaATAGAATACAGGTTATCTAAAGTGAGGCATCAGCAAATTGAACAAATCATTGAATATCATGATGGTGTAAAAGATGTAATTGACCTTGTAAAGTTAACAAATTTTTGATTGAGTTTCACACGATTTCACTTCAAGgggaaacatttaaaatcagtTAAATCTGCCAGGCAATTCAGCATTTGTGGAATTTTGCAACTCTATAACTACATTTGAATTTACTCATGCCTTTTGGCTGCATTACAAAGTGtttaatgaataatttaaaatgtgaatgaCAAAATCTCTTTGCTGTGGTGCGAGGAATGTGCCAGATATCAGAATATCGAGGAGCCTCTGCCCACATTCTAGGTTTTGGCACTTTTCCAACTTGACTTACTTTTGAGAAGCTGTGACCCTGTTTTGTTGAATCAGCAGGGATTCTCCACAGTGTTGACTCAGTGCGCACGAAGCCACCTCCAAAAATATCTATTGATgcaagacagaaagaaaaagaaacaacaatctGTGTAAGTTCTCAGGACATTTCCACCTTAGTATTTAGATACAGTTGCAGTGGTCATAAGTAATATATCTATGATTAAAGGAGGATGAAATCAAGTGTTGGTATTCACTCTCTTTGACTTTGCAGGTTTTGTCTAACACTGACATTGTATCGGAGATTTGCAGCATCACCTCCTGAGCTTCTCAGCGACATGATCGCGTCGTTGTCCAAACCTAACGTTGAAGATCAGCCCTGTGAGACACAGGCGTGGGAAAACATCTGCTATGTCCTCGATATGGTCCTCCTGATCACGGGGTTGGTGGCGAACGCCGCCCTGCTCTGGCTGTTTCTGATGGAGAGGAAATCACTGTCTGCCTCGAAGGTACAGTGGTGCCATGTATCTGGCTCTGATACTATTATTTGATTTTTATGGAGCAGGTAGTTTCTGGTAGGTAGCGCCCGCATTTTGAATGGCTCTGGTTCAGGAAGTAAATTTTCCCTTTCATTTTTCTAGTTTTAAAATAGTGTTTCACATTATGAAAGTGAGGACTGTGCACATAATTATTGAGTGAAGAAACTACAAATTATCTTTCTCCTGTCTTCCAGTGCTTCTTCTTGAAATGTATGTTGTTGTGGTGATTttcgtcttttttttaactattaaatactataaaaataaaagattttgaGTCGATATCTTACGGACTTGTGGTGAGTCTACCttggatggttaaaatattatggCTGATCATCTAAATCACTATTCTTTAAATTAATTGGACTTTCACTTCCGGAACACATCATTAATTGAATGTTAAGAAAACTCCAATCTTGAGATAACAGAAATTTCTCAAAATTGTCTCCAAAATTTAAAGTCAATCCTAACTCAATCTTAACTTTTCATGATTCAGTAACGGTAACATTGGATTATAGTCCAATGAGTTGATTTGGGCTTGTGTTTCCCCTTTGAATGTATAGCTAATACAGCTAATACATAAAGATATTGCTTGCTGTTCTTAGAGCACTGAAAACAAACTAAaagcaaaatatataacaaagaATTCACCTCTGAGAACCTAAAACCTTTGTCTTTCAGGTTCTAGGTTTGAATCTGGCTGTGATGGATCTCATCTTCCTGTTTACGGTGCCTGTGAGCTTAATAAATAGAAATCTGGATCCATCGGTCATACATAACCGGTCAGGTAAGGATACTGGTTGGAGGTTGGCCACCAAACATTTCCAATTCCTATGTCGCTATAACCGTAAGGACCTTGTTAGACCCACAAGGGTAAATCCTCATGTTGGCACCGACTCTTGATCAGAGACCCTGAGAGTTTTGAAGCACTTGTACGACCCTGCACTGCCCGAATATAAACTAAATCAAAAGACATATGGTTTGTAGTGTAGGGATAGCCAGGCCACAACTGCCATGGGACACTATGCTGGCTAATTGTAGTTTGTTGTGAGCAAGGTAGAATAacacagttagcttagctttgcCAGATAACACATGTTGGCTTAACATTATCGTGTTTTGAGGATAAATATCGTGCTGGAATCATTTCAcagaaaacaatataatatataatatttggcACTTCCTACAAATTTTGCAACATGACAACATATGCTGACGTAAATAAACTTGGGTTTACCTGAGAGAGAAAGTTCAAGCTACACCTTTAAATCCTCCATCCGTGATTGGCTGGAAAGAAGTCAGGTGAGATGATTTGTTTAATAAAACAGACGAATGTTCCATTTTCAAGTTCATCATCGCAACATGTTATGACGAAGGATCCATATTTTACAACTCGTATTATTAAAACTCCTAATACTGTCATTAACTGATGAAATTGTCGTACATTGTGGGAATTCTTATTATTGATATACAGGAGGCAAAAATAGCGTACAAATGCGATCATCATTGTACCTTTAATAAGGGGTCTCCTACAGCAGTATCTCTGCATAAAGTGggttttcttttgcttttgaaGTTTAATTTGTCAGCCAATACTtaattgaattatttaattaaaactcCACTGCAAAGCAAAACCCCTGTAACTGTTTATCCACCACACTTCTCAGTCTCTATCAATAACCGATTGGAAAAGACGGAAAATGTCTGCAGCATGTTCAACCTGATgggctgccccctgctgctgacctgcatgtgtgtggagcGCTACCTGGCAGTGATGAGGCCGGTGCTGTACCTGCGCGTGAGGAAGTGGGAGTACCGAGTGGCCGTCAGCGCCGCGGTGTGGGCCATCACCCTGGTGTTCGTTGTGGCTACAAGTAAGTAAGGCTTCAGCTAACTGAATTGTAAATAAGTACATTCTTTACTTTCAGCAGCTTTCCTCCAGAGTTAAATTAAAATGTCGTTCTGTTGGATTTCCCCAGTTTTTGTGCCTGATGAAGCCATCATTTTGGCCCCTGTCTCCATCATCATCTCCTGCCTCTTCATCTTAATGCTCCTCTGCCTTGGCAGTGTGATCTGGTCACTGCGGCAGCAAAGCCCCGCCCTCAGCAACAACGGAAAACAACGCTGCACTGAGTCGACGCTCAAGAAACAGGCAGTGCGTAACGTGTTGATCGTGGTGGTGCCGGCGGTGATGTCCTACCTCCCGGTCCTGATGCTGTCTCCCCTGATCTTGCTCataaactacaacaaccacagtTTTGATAAGCAACTGTGTAGTGTCTTTGAGTTTTCTTTTCTATTCCCCAGGCTCGGTGTGTTCATAGGCCCTCTGTTCTACTTCTCCAAGGCAAGACAAATATGCTGCCTGAAGGGAACACGAAACAAACGTAATGAACCAGACACCTAGGCTGTGTCTCAATCCGGGGGccgcatccttcagaggctgcatttcaAGACCGATTGGTTCACAGTAGCCGGCTAGACAATTTGAACTTGTCCCAATTTGTCCTCCAAATGCAGGTCCAACAGATGGATCCTTCCCAGGCCAacatatcccatgattcatAGAGCTGCAAGTGAGGCGAAAACATCAGTATAattcctttttaaatgtaaatgctcAAACGCACAGCATATTTTCAATGTTTGTAATCAACTGAAGACATTTTTTGTCTGTAGCTGTGTTACTAGGCGATAGTGGTTAGGGCTGGACAAGCTTGTGATGCAATAAGGAGACGGGGCCGTCTCATTTAGGTTCAGTTGACGTAGTCTTCCCTGCAGATGAAGGATGCAGCCGACATGGGGTGCTCTGAAGGACGCGTCCTCCGAATTGACACAGCTATAGTGCTAATATTAGAAATCTGACATCAGCACCACTGTCTGTAAACATGACATAGACCTTCATGATGGATTTATCCCTTCGTAACTAGTTTTATTGTAAACAATCattaaaaaagaagaatttgGTGTTTCTGTGCATTTAAACTCTAAGCAACACGATTGTTATTACTACTATACTCTTCTCCTAAAGGTCAAAAGCTTAAGTAGAATGAACCAATTTATTCCTATAGATTATTCCATGTttttatatacaaaatatactAAGCGTAGAGCCTTTGAATTCTGAGGAAAATTGCATAATATCGTCAGCATATCGTCAAATATTACTAACGATCCTGAATTAATGGGCCATAGTGCTGATAATAGAATTCTGATATTTGCACCGCTCTCTGTAAACAAGAAAAACTTTGTCAGTAGCTCATGATCATCTTTCAAATCAGTGTTACTATGTGTCCGCACTCAAAGCTGCTGGATCACGGTGTAACTAATTTGCTGTTGACTAGAAATGCAGTAAGTTAGTAGTAAAATATGGAAAATCCTTGATTTTAAgtcttttcagtttgatttccTCAGTTTTCACTGCCTTGGcacgttttttttctgtcttccaATAAGTTAGTCTTTTTTAACATGAAGGGATTTATGTTCATGTAAAAGGTGTGGAAGCAGCACATTTGTGTTAAATGTCTTGTGTCAAACTTCAGGTCTACACATTGGACACTTTCCAAAAATCGTTTTACTCTTTTAATTTGGATTAATCCATTTATTACCAGAAAATATACAGATATTAGCCCCTTGTTGAAATGATATAATGCTTGACATGAGTTAATTTGTCATCTCAGGGGCATAAGGAAACGTTGTGGGACAACCTGCAAAATAACATCATGCTTATAAAGTCTGTGTTGCATTGTCAATCTTGTTTTGATGCCTTCATGTTATATGAGattgtattatattaaaaaGCATATGGATAACaattctttgtatttatttcagaaTGTAATCTACAAGTAATACCAATATGGATGCATAACCATACTTCTtcaaaataagtttttttttgtatctaatGATAACAAAGTCACTGATTATGTTTAGCAAATGCCAACACTGGGAGAGTCCTGCCtcttatttaataaaataatgaaatattactTTTATAACAAAATTACAATtgtgacaaacacaacagaattcagaccattattaaaaaaaagttttacttTCAAAAACTCCAacctctcctccatgttacaGCAGATACATCAACAACAGTTTGCACATACACATACCGGACATTTTTCTCCAAGCAGGGCAGCTGCTTGGCAGATGATTTAGTGTCCATTTTGCATGGCACCGGTGGAGAACTGCAAATATTGTCCAGAACCaactgttttgcttttcaaGGCAAAGAGCGCTCCTTTCACAATCCAGCCTGGTGCTGAAACAGCATGCGTGTTCAAGGCAACACAATCACATTATGCTTTCAAGACTAGAGGAACCAGTGATAAAACCAGGGTTTACATATGAAGGCCAGTCACTAGGTTTAGAATCCACCatgacacacactctgacactgTTGATGTCAGTGTAGCGAACAGTCCAGGGGTCACGTTGGGGTCAAATATAAAGA encodes:
- the LOC133012508 gene encoding hydroxycarboxylic acid receptor 2-like, which encodes MIASLSKPNVEDQPCETQAWENICYVLDMVLLITGLVANAALLWLFLMERKSLSASKVLGLNLAVMDLIFLFTVPVSLINRNLDPSVIHNRSVSINNRLEKTENVCSMFNLMGCPLLLTCMCVERYLAVMRPVLYLRVRKWEYRVAVSAAVWAITLVFVVATIFVPDEAIILAPVSIIISCLFILMLLCLGSVIWSLRQQSPALSNNGKQRCTESTLKKQAVRNVLIVVVPAVMSYLPVLMLLGVFIGPLFYFSKVQQMDPSQANISHDS